The genomic window AGAAGAACGACTTTGAATAATTCCATTACCTCGGTATTGTGTAGGGTTTTTTTCAATATCTCAGGATCTGAGATCGACTTGCTCATTGACTGCTCCAGATTGGCCTCAGTCTTTCTTTTCAGTAACCTGACCAGAGGTTTAATTCTGGCAAGCCTGGTAAACACATGGAATGACATTGGGATTTTATTTGCTGCAGGACTGCCAACTGTGGAACAGAGTATTAATTTTTGACAACGTTTATTATGGCGTAGAGCAAACTGCATTGCACTTGGGCCTCCTCCTGAAATTGCCATAACAATGACTTCTTTAACCTGAAGTGCGTCAAGGAGTTTTGCCAATAGATCTGCTTGTTCTTCCGGCGTAAGACCGGAGCTAAGGGGGGTGCCCAAGTATCCTGGGCGGGAAACGGCAATATAGCGATAGCCAGGCGCCCCGATAGTTTTTGCTAGTGTTATTGATTGATCATAACCACCCATGGC from Candidatus Margulisiibacteriota bacterium includes these protein-coding regions:
- a CDS encoding alpha/beta hydrolase, translating into MEKSLPSIINTSMGPIEYLDTGSGPAILCIHGAMGGYDQSITLAKTIGAPGYRYIAVSRPGYLGTPLSSGLTPEEQADLLAKLLDALQVKEVIVMAISGGGPSAMQFALRHNKRCQKLILCSTVGSPAANKIPMSFHVFTRLARIKPLVRLLKRKTEANLEQSMSKSISDPEILKKTLHNTEVMELFKVVLLGSFDRMADRVAGTKNDIRISGQFTCQYESITVPTLIVHGSKDPLVPFEHHGKILAESIPGAKLCLLEGGEHVAIFTHRNQVQKAVKDFLNQTIL